One window from the genome of Solea solea chromosome 2, fSolSol10.1, whole genome shotgun sequence encodes:
- the mettl21a gene encoding protein N-lysine methyltransferase METTL21A, translating to MALVPYVENSLPALSKLHNSSAQFNFASHQLRLSQDWKKFGVAAVVWDAAVVMCMYLELGKVELKGKAVIELGAGTGLVGIVAALLGAKVTITDREAALDFLSANVKANLPADSQESVTVSELTWGEKLDLYPAGGFDLVLGADIVYLEDTFVALLQTLEHLCSDTTVVLLACKIRYERDTDFLSMLRQRFTVDEVYYERERDIHIYKALKLPHRRDL from the exons ATGGCTCTCGTTCCTTATGTTGAGAATTCGCTACCTGCGCTTTCGAAGCTCCACAATTCTTCAGCTCAGTTTAATTTCGCCAGTCACCAGCTGCGTCTCTCTCAGGACTGGAAAAAGTTTGGAGTAGCAGCAGTTGTGTGGGATGCG GCAGTTGTCATGTGCATGTACCTGGAGCTGGGGAAGGTGGAGCTGAAGGGCAAGGCGGTGATCGAACTGGGAGCTGGAACTGGACTAGTGGGgattgttgcagctctactgg GTGCCAAAGTGACTATCACTGATAGAGAGGCTGCACTGGACTTCCTCTCTGCCAATGTGAAGGCCAACCTGCCTGCAGACTCCCAGGAATCAGTGACAGTGTCTGAGCTGACCTGGGGCGAGAAGCTTGACCTTTACCCAGCAGGAGGATTTGACCTCGTGTTGGGAGCGGACATAGTTTACCTGGAGGACACGTTTGTGGCGCTGCTGCAGACCCTGGAGCACCTGTGCTCGGACACCACTGTGGTACTGCTGGCCTGCAAGATCCGCTATGAGCGGGATACGGACTTTTTGAGCATGCTCAGACAACGGTTCACGGTCGATGAGGTCTACTATGAGAGAGAAAGGGACATCCATATTTACAAAGCACTGAAACTGCCACACAGGAGGGATTTGTGA
- the LOC131446225 gene encoding cyclin-Y-like protein 1 produces the protein MGGSVSCCISTGESPKIYRREVELEECPITTAEDVSEDTGTYLQHISDRELPDELAQEANPSDHPRASTLFLNKSQTDVREKRKSNYLNHMSPGILTKKYSSCSTIFIDDSTVSQPNLKSTIRCVALAIYYHIKNRDSNRSLDIFDEKKHPLSREKVPDDYSVIDPEHKLIYRFIRTLFSSAQLTAECAIVTLVYLERLLTYAEMDICPCNWKRIVLGAILLASKVWDDQAVWNVDYCQILKDITVEDMNEMERHFLELLQFNINVPASVYAKYYFDLRSLADDNNLSFPLEPLSNKRAQKLEAISRLCEDKYKDMSKSNMRRSVSADNLVGVKNSHAVLS, from the exons ATGGgaggttcagtgtcttgctGTATCTCCACTGGAGAGAGTCCCAAGATCTACAGGAgagaggtggagctggaggagtGTCCCATCACCACAGCCGAAGACGTGAGTGAAGACACTGGGACCTACCTGCAGCACATCAGTGACAGGGAGCTTCCAGACG aactGGCCCAAGAAGCCAACCCTTCGGACCACCCCAGAGCCAGCACGCTGTTCCTCAATAAGTCACAGACTGATG TGCGTGAGAAAAGGAAAAGTAACTACTTGAATCAC ATGTCCCCAGGTATCCTGACAAAAAAGTACAGCTCCTGCTCAACGATATTTATCGACGATAGCACAGTCAGCCAGCCCAACCTCAAGAGCACGATCAGATG tGTCGCACTGGCTATATACTATCATATAAAGAACAG AGATTCAAACCGCTCTCTGGATATTTTTGATGAAAAGAAGCATCCCCTGTCG CGGGAGAAGGTCCCGGACGACTACTCCGTGATCGACCCAGAGCACAAACTCATCTACCGCTTCATCAGAACGCTCTTCAGCTCGGCACAGCTCACCGCCGAGTGCGCCATCGTCACTCTG GTTTACCTGGAGAGGCTGCTGACTTACGCCGAGATGGACATTTGTCCTTGTAACTGGAAGCGCATCGTCCTCGGTGCCATCCTTCTGGCCTCCAAGGTCTGGGACGACCAGGCCGTGTGGAACGTCGACTACTGCCAGATCCTCAAAGACATCACCGTGGAAGACAT GAATGAAATGGAGCGCCACTtcctggagctgctgcagttcAACATCAACGTCCCAGCCAGCGTCTACGCCAAGTATTACTTTGACCTGCGCTCACTGGCTGATGACAATAATCTTAGTTTCCCGCTGGAGCCGCTGAGCAACAAGCGAGCGCAGAAACTGGAA GCCATCTCCAGGCTGTGCGAGGATAAGTACAAGGACATGAGTAAATCCAACATGAGGAGATCCGTCAGTGCCGACAACCTGGTTGGTGTCAAGAACTCGCACGCCGTGCTCTCTTAA